One genomic segment of Clostridium estertheticum subsp. estertheticum includes these proteins:
- a CDS encoding polysaccharide deacetylase family protein produces MIKESKKFKRRRKIVAIMFIILCSLVYTRYAYSYKMEVKAKENHVLQVKAQRVLEKSREEKAASAAIELRARVANAANTYDIQKISDIAKGKGVKDGKKIAFLTFDDGPSTTVTPKVLDILKNNNIKATFFTLGNAIESNNSSKELIKRIAKEGHALGNHGYSHDMKIIYPHNKLDVNVFMAEIEKTNNILESILGQDFNARAIRMPGGYMSRVYYHDPNLTELNAKLKEKDLYSIDWNAYVFDAEGKKKTSPELVEAFKENVGTQEKIVVLMHDTYGKESTAEALPEIIDYLKTSGYEFKIIK; encoded by the coding sequence GAGAAGAAGAAAAATAGTAGCTATAATGTTTATTATATTATGCAGTTTAGTTTATACAAGATATGCATATTCTTATAAAATGGAGGTTAAAGCCAAAGAAAATCATGTATTACAGGTTAAGGCGCAGAGGGTATTGGAAAAAAGTAGAGAAGAAAAGGCGGCTAGTGCAGCTATAGAACTAAGGGCTAGAGTCGCTAATGCTGCAAATACTTATGATATACAAAAAATATCGGACATAGCTAAAGGTAAAGGCGTTAAAGACGGCAAGAAAATCGCGTTTCTTACTTTTGATGATGGGCCATCTACTACTGTAACGCCCAAAGTACTAGATATACTAAAAAATAATAACATTAAAGCAACCTTTTTTACTCTTGGAAATGCTATAGAATCTAATAATTCAAGCAAAGAGCTTATAAAAAGAATTGCAAAAGAAGGACATGCTTTAGGAAATCATGGTTATAGTCATGATATGAAAATAATATATCCTCATAACAAGCTTGACGTAAATGTTTTTATGGCTGAAATAGAAAAAACTAACAATATTCTAGAAAGTATTTTAGGACAAGATTTTAATGCCCGAGCAATAAGAATGCCAGGGGGTTATATGTCTAGAGTGTACTACCATGATCCTAATTTGACTGAGTTGAATGCCAAGTTAAAAGAAAAAGACCTGTATAGTATAGATTGGAATGCATATGTTTTCGATGCTGAGGGTAAAAAGAAAACTTCACCTGAATTAGTAGAAGCATTTAAAGAAAATGTAGGTACACAGGAAAAAATAGTAGTATTAATGCATGATACATATGGTAAGGAAAGTACGGCAGAAGCATTACCTGAAATTATAGACTATCTAAAAACAAGTGGATACGAATTTAAAATTATAAAATAA
- a CDS encoding response regulator transcription factor — MYKILIVEDDPTISSILKNQLCKWGYEAEVISDFNNVIDEFIKYDPQLVILDITLPFYNGFHWCTEIRKISRIPIIFASSASDNMNLIMAINMGADDFIAKPFDLNVVVAKIQALLRRTYSFQGQVNILESDGAVLNLGELTLTYKNNKLDLSKNEFKILQILLENKNNVVSRDDIMRKLWESDSFIDDNTLTVNVTRFRKRLEDIGLKDFIRTKKGIGYTVGD, encoded by the coding sequence ATGTATAAAATATTAATTGTAGAAGATGACCCAACTATATCAAGCATATTAAAGAATCAATTGTGCAAATGGGGCTATGAGGCTGAAGTTATTTCTGATTTTAATAATGTTATAGATGAATTTATAAAATATGATCCGCAGCTGGTGATTTTGGATATTACCTTGCCTTTTTATAATGGCTTTCACTGGTGCACAGAAATCAGGAAAATATCAAGGATCCCAATAATTTTTGCGTCTTCCGCCAGTGATAACATGAATTTGATTATGGCTATTAATATGGGAGCTGATGATTTTATTGCCAAGCCTTTTGATCTAAATGTAGTAGTTGCAAAGATACAGGCCTTACTTAGGAGGACATATTCTTTTCAAGGACAAGTAAACATTTTAGAAAGTGATGGAGCTGTTCTTAATTTAGGAGAGCTGACGCTTACCTATAAGAATAATAAGTTGGATTTAAGTAAAAATGAGTTCAAGATATTACAGATTCTTTTAGAAAACAAAAACAATGTGGTTTCTCGTGATGATATTATGAGGAAACTGTGGGAAAGTGATAGTTTTATTGATGATAATACTTTAACGGTTAATGTCACTAGGTTTCGAAAAAGGCTAGAGGATATAGGGCTTAAGGATTTTATTAGGACGAAAAAAGGCATAGGATATACAGTGGGTGATTAA
- a CDS encoding sensor histidine kinase codes for MGKNYVWTIVISYCMDKIKTIIKFLVFIMIFFIVYSLYHLPVEPILYATLLSATLAFLFSIYDFKVYYDKHMNLQDILSGIQFELGKIPKAKTLIEKDYQSIITTIYKEKSEVLYNTDNKLSEMVDYYTMWAHQIKTPIAAFSMIIQSMQVGTEKKLMEQELFKIEQYVEMVLHYIRLGNLSSDLKLELYSLHDIACQTVKKYAATFIYKKISLNLKEFDCKVITDEKWITFVLEQILSNALKYTKGGSISIYIEGDLEKTLIIEDTGIGIAPEDIPRVFERGFTGYNGRMDKKSTGIGLYLCKEIITRLSHKISMTSEIGKGTKVAIDFLTDKINIE; via the coding sequence ATGGGAAAAAATTATGTTTGGACTATTGTAATTTCCTATTGCATGGATAAAATAAAAACAATTATTAAATTTTTGGTTTTTATAATGATATTTTTCATTGTATATTCGTTATATCATCTTCCAGTAGAGCCTATTTTATATGCAACCTTATTATCAGCTACATTAGCTTTTTTATTTAGCATTTATGATTTTAAGGTATATTATGATAAGCATATGAATCTTCAAGATATTCTCAGTGGGATACAATTTGAACTAGGTAAGATACCAAAGGCTAAGACTTTAATAGAAAAAGACTATCAGAGTATTATTACAACTATATATAAGGAAAAATCAGAAGTACTATATAACACTGACAATAAATTAAGCGAGATGGTTGATTATTATACAATGTGGGCACATCAAATAAAGACCCCGATTGCTGCTTTTTCTATGATTATTCAATCTATGCAGGTAGGCACGGAAAAAAAACTTATGGAGCAGGAGTTATTTAAAATTGAACAATATGTAGAGATGGTGTTGCATTATATAAGGCTAGGGAATTTGTCCTCTGATTTAAAATTAGAGCTATATTCACTACATGACATTGCTTGTCAAACCGTGAAGAAATACGCGGCTACTTTCATATATAAGAAGATTTCACTAAATTTGAAGGAATTTGATTGCAAGGTAATAACTGATGAAAAATGGATTACATTTGTGCTAGAGCAAATCTTATCTAATGCATTAAAGTATACAAAAGGCGGCAGCATTTCGATTTATATAGAGGGGGATTTAGAGAAAACCTTAATAATTGAGGATACTGGCATAGGAATAGCGCCAGAAGATATTCCAAGGGTTTTTGAAAGAGGGTTTACAGGGTATAATGGCAGAATGGACAAGAAATCAACAGGAATAGGATTATATTTATGTAAAGAAATTATTACAAGATTATCCCATAAAATATCTATGACCTCAGAAATAGGAAAAGGAACAAAGGTAGCTATTGATTTTCTTACAGATAAAATAAATATAGAGTAG
- a CDS encoding ABC transporter ATP-binding protein, with protein MVLVEVKNLKKIYSTRFGGNKVQALDDVSFSVEAGEYIAIMGESGSGKTTLLNILASLDKPTSGEVLLEGKNIVNIKESEISAFRRNHLGYVFQDFNLLDTFSIKDNIFLPLVLSGKDYKEMESRLQPIVNKLGIKDILEKYPYEVSGGQKQRAAITRAIITNPKLVLADEPTGSLDSKSAGEILKLFSTINNFGQTILMVTHSTIAASHASRVLFIKDGKLFNQIYRGAMSNDEMYQKISNTLTLLTTGGSENE; from the coding sequence ATGGTATTAGTAGAAGTTAAAAATTTAAAGAAGATATATTCAACAAGATTTGGGGGTAATAAGGTTCAAGCTTTAGATGATGTTTCATTTTCAGTAGAAGCTGGTGAATATATAGCTATTATGGGGGAATCAGGATCAGGCAAAACTACATTGCTTAATATATTGGCATCACTTGATAAGCCTACAAGTGGAGAAGTATTATTAGAAGGAAAAAATATTGTTAATATAAAGGAGAGTGAAATATCTGCCTTTCGTAGAAATCATTTAGGTTATGTATTTCAAGATTTTAATTTGCTAGATACATTCTCTATAAAGGATAATATATTCCTACCACTTGTGTTATCAGGAAAAGACTATAAAGAAATGGAGAGCAGGCTACAACCAATTGTAAATAAGCTAGGAATCAAAGATATATTAGAAAAATATCCTTATGAAGTATCAGGAGGACAAAAGCAAAGGGCAGCAATAACTAGAGCTATTATTACAAATCCAAAATTAGTTCTTGCAGATGAGCCGACGGGTTCATTAGATTCAAAGTCCGCAGGTGAGATTCTAAAATTATTCTCAACTATAAATAACTTTGGTCAAACTATCCTTATGGTTACACATAGTACAATAGCTGCAAGTCATGCTAGTCGTGTTCTTTTTATAAAGGATGGAAAGCTTTTTAATCAAATTTATCGTGGAGCTATGAGTAATGATGAAATGTATCAAAAGATCTCAAATACACTAACTCTGTTAACTACAGGAGGTAGTGAAAATGAATAA